The following proteins are co-located in the Tiliqua scincoides isolate rTilSci1 chromosome 8, rTilSci1.hap2, whole genome shotgun sequence genome:
- the CRTC1 gene encoding CREB-regulated transcription coactivator 1 isoform X2, with translation MAASSNNPRKFSEKIALHNQKQAEETAAFEEVMKDLSLTRAHRLQLQKTQYLQLGQSRGQYYGGSLPNVNQIGSGAMDLPFQTPFQSSGLDTSRTTRHHGLVDRVCRDRNRLGSPHRRPLSVDKHGRQVDSCPYGTVYLSPPSDTSWRRTNSDSALHQSTMNPAQPEPFSGGSQDMQQKRVLLLTVPGMEEGSSDTDKNLSKQGWDTKKAGSSRPKSCEVPGINIFPSADQENTTTLIPATHNTGGSLPDLTNIHFPSPLPTPLDPEESTFPSLSSSNSTGNLAANLTHMGISTANQGMTTTQTSSQQHRQPAVSPLSLNTDSRRPPSQQAVAMDALSMEQQLPPYPFFTQTSAQQQQQTQVASALPPNASLMQTTGLQRGVQLPPLSVTIPSTIPQSPPGIQTQTSMGIDISSGSLQQYRSNAGSPANQSPTSPVSNQAFSPGSSPQQTSILGSVFGDSCYDQQMTTRQANALSHQLEQFNMIENAISSNSLYSPCSTLNYSQAAMMGLTGSHGSLQDSQQLSYASHGNIPNIILTVTGESPPSLSKDLTSSLAGVGDVSFDSDSQFPLDELKIDPLTLDGLHMLNDPDMVLADPATEDTFRMDRL, from the exons TTGCAGCTGCAGAAAACTCAGTATCTGCAGCTGGGGCAGAGCCGTGGTCAGTACTATGGAGGTTCCCTACCAAATGTCAATCAGATTGGGAGCGGTGCCATGGACCTGCCTTTCCAG ACTCCATTTCAGTCATCAGGATTGGATACTAGTAGGACAACTCGGCACCATGGGCTAGTGGATAGAGTGTGCCGTGACCGGAATCGCCTTGGTTCACCGCACCGGCGCCCACTCTCTGTAGATAAGCATGGCCGGCAA GTGGACAGCTGTCCGTATGGTACCGTGTATCTGTCCCCTCCTTCAGATACAAGCTGGAGAAG GACCAATTCAGATTCTGCCCTACACCAGAGTACGATGAACCCTGCTCAGCCAGAGCCTTTCTCAGGAGGGTCACAAGATATGCAACAAAAAAGAG TCTTACTATTGACTGTCCCTGGCATGGAGGAAGGCTCATCAGATACAGACAAAAACCTTTCGAAGCAAGGTTGGGACACTAAGAAG GCAGGATCCTCGAGGCCGAAGTCTTGTGAAGTTCCAGGAATCAA CATCTTTCCGTCAGCTGACCAGGAAAACACTACCACGCTTATCCCTGCCACTCATAATACGGGCGGCTCCCTGCCAGACCTGACAAATATTCacttcccttctcccctccccacaccgcTAGACCCAGAAGAGTCCACCTTCCCATCCCTGAGCAGCTCTAACAGCACTGGGAACCTTGCAGCCAACCTGACACACATGGGCATCAGCACAGCCAATCAGG GAATGACGACGACGCAGACCTCTTCCCAGCAGCACCGGCAGCCAGCTGTCAGCCCCCTTTCATTGAACACAGACTCCAGAAGACCCCCGTCCCAACAG GCTGTGGCGATGGATGCCCTTTCCATGGAACAGCAGCTCCCGCCCTACCCATTCTTCACCCAAACAAGcgcacagcagcaacagcagacccAAGTGGCAAGTGCTCTACCACCAAATGCCTCTCTGATGCAGACCACTGGCTTGCAGCGAGGAGTGCAGCTCCCCCCGCTCTCAGTCACCATCCCTTCCACAATTCCCCAGTCTCCTCCAGGCATCCAGACTCAGACTTCGATGGGAATAGACATCAGTTCG GGTTCACTCCAGCAGTACCGCAGCAATGCCGGCTCCCCGGCCAACCAGTCTCCCACCTCTCCTGTCTCCAATCAAGCTTTTTCTCCTGGCAGCTCCCCTCAA CAAACGTCCATTCTGGGAAGTGTCTTTGGTGATTCTTGTTATGATCAGCAGATGACTACCAGACAAGCAAACGCTTTATCCCACCAG CTGGAGCAGTTCAACATGATTGAGAATGCCATCAGCTCAAACAGCCTGTACAGTCCTTGCTCCACCCTCAACTACTCCCAGGCGGCCATGATGGGACTCACCGGTAGCCACGGAAGCCTGCAGGATTCCCAACAACTCAGCTACGCCAGTCACGGGAACATCCCCAACATCATCCTAACAG TGACCGGGGAATCGCCCCCCAGCCTGTCGAAGGACCTGACCAGCTCTTTGGCCGGTGTAGGGGATGTCAGCTTCGATTCAGATTCCCAGTTCCCTCTGGATGAACTCAAAATCGACCCCTTGACCTTGGATGGGCTACACATGCTCAACGACCCTGACATGGTCCTGGCCGATCCTGCCACAGAGGACACATTTCGGATGGATCGGCTGTAG
- the CRTC1 gene encoding CREB-regulated transcription coactivator 1 isoform X3, translating to MAASSNNPRKFSEKIALHNQKQAEETAAFEEVMKDLSLTRAHRLQLQKTQYLQLGQSRGQYYGGSLPNVNQIGSGAMDLPFQTPFQSSGLDTSRTTRHHGLVDRVCRDRNRLGSPHRRPLSVDKHGRQVDSCPYGTVYLSPPSDTSWRRTNSDSALHQSTMNPAQPEPFSGGSQDMQQKRVLLLTVPGMEEGSSDTDKNLSKQGWDTKKAGSSRPKSCEVPGINIFPSADQENTTTLIPATHNTGGSLPDLTNIHFPSPLPTPLDPEESTFPSLSSSNSTGNLAANLTHMGISTANQGMTTTQTSSQQHRQPAVSPLSLNTDSRRPPSQQVTPSLSPLSPITQAVAMDALSMEQQLPPYPFFTQTSAQQQQQTQVASALPPNASLMQTTGLQRGVQLPPLSVTIPSTIPQSPPGIQTQTSMGIDISSQTSILGSVFGDSCYDQQMTTRQANALSHQLEQFNMIENAISSNSLYSPCSTLNYSQAAMMGLTGSHGSLQDSQQLSYASHGNIPNIILTVTGESPPSLSKDLTSSLAGVGDVSFDSDSQFPLDELKIDPLTLDGLHMLNDPDMVLADPATEDTFRMDRL from the exons TTGCAGCTGCAGAAAACTCAGTATCTGCAGCTGGGGCAGAGCCGTGGTCAGTACTATGGAGGTTCCCTACCAAATGTCAATCAGATTGGGAGCGGTGCCATGGACCTGCCTTTCCAG ACTCCATTTCAGTCATCAGGATTGGATACTAGTAGGACAACTCGGCACCATGGGCTAGTGGATAGAGTGTGCCGTGACCGGAATCGCCTTGGTTCACCGCACCGGCGCCCACTCTCTGTAGATAAGCATGGCCGGCAA GTGGACAGCTGTCCGTATGGTACCGTGTATCTGTCCCCTCCTTCAGATACAAGCTGGAGAAG GACCAATTCAGATTCTGCCCTACACCAGAGTACGATGAACCCTGCTCAGCCAGAGCCTTTCTCAGGAGGGTCACAAGATATGCAACAAAAAAGAG TCTTACTATTGACTGTCCCTGGCATGGAGGAAGGCTCATCAGATACAGACAAAAACCTTTCGAAGCAAGGTTGGGACACTAAGAAG GCAGGATCCTCGAGGCCGAAGTCTTGTGAAGTTCCAGGAATCAA CATCTTTCCGTCAGCTGACCAGGAAAACACTACCACGCTTATCCCTGCCACTCATAATACGGGCGGCTCCCTGCCAGACCTGACAAATATTCacttcccttctcccctccccacaccgcTAGACCCAGAAGAGTCCACCTTCCCATCCCTGAGCAGCTCTAACAGCACTGGGAACCTTGCAGCCAACCTGACACACATGGGCATCAGCACAGCCAATCAGG GAATGACGACGACGCAGACCTCTTCCCAGCAGCACCGGCAGCCAGCTGTCAGCCCCCTTTCATTGAACACAGACTCCAGAAGACCCCCGTCCCAACAGGttactccctctctctcacctctGTCACCAATAACTCAG GCTGTGGCGATGGATGCCCTTTCCATGGAACAGCAGCTCCCGCCCTACCCATTCTTCACCCAAACAAGcgcacagcagcaacagcagacccAAGTGGCAAGTGCTCTACCACCAAATGCCTCTCTGATGCAGACCACTGGCTTGCAGCGAGGAGTGCAGCTCCCCCCGCTCTCAGTCACCATCCCTTCCACAATTCCCCAGTCTCCTCCAGGCATCCAGACTCAGACTTCGATGGGAATAGACATCAGTTCG CAAACGTCCATTCTGGGAAGTGTCTTTGGTGATTCTTGTTATGATCAGCAGATGACTACCAGACAAGCAAACGCTTTATCCCACCAG CTGGAGCAGTTCAACATGATTGAGAATGCCATCAGCTCAAACAGCCTGTACAGTCCTTGCTCCACCCTCAACTACTCCCAGGCGGCCATGATGGGACTCACCGGTAGCCACGGAAGCCTGCAGGATTCCCAACAACTCAGCTACGCCAGTCACGGGAACATCCCCAACATCATCCTAACAG TGACCGGGGAATCGCCCCCCAGCCTGTCGAAGGACCTGACCAGCTCTTTGGCCGGTGTAGGGGATGTCAGCTTCGATTCAGATTCCCAGTTCCCTCTGGATGAACTCAAAATCGACCCCTTGACCTTGGATGGGCTACACATGCTCAACGACCCTGACATGGTCCTGGCCGATCCTGCCACAGAGGACACATTTCGGATGGATCGGCTGTAG
- the CRTC1 gene encoding CREB-regulated transcription coactivator 1 isoform X1, whose amino-acid sequence MAASSNNPRKFSEKIALHNQKQAEETAAFEEVMKDLSLTRAHRLQLQKTQYLQLGQSRGQYYGGSLPNVNQIGSGAMDLPFQTPFQSSGLDTSRTTRHHGLVDRVCRDRNRLGSPHRRPLSVDKHGRQVDSCPYGTVYLSPPSDTSWRRTNSDSALHQSTMNPAQPEPFSGGSQDMQQKRVLLLTVPGMEEGSSDTDKNLSKQGWDTKKAGSSRPKSCEVPGINIFPSADQENTTTLIPATHNTGGSLPDLTNIHFPSPLPTPLDPEESTFPSLSSSNSTGNLAANLTHMGISTANQGMTTTQTSSQQHRQPAVSPLSLNTDSRRPPSQQVTPSLSPLSPITQAVAMDALSMEQQLPPYPFFTQTSAQQQQQTQVASALPPNASLMQTTGLQRGVQLPPLSVTIPSTIPQSPPGIQTQTSMGIDISSGSLQQYRSNAGSPANQSPTSPVSNQAFSPGSSPQQTSILGSVFGDSCYDQQMTTRQANALSHQLEQFNMIENAISSNSLYSPCSTLNYSQAAMMGLTGSHGSLQDSQQLSYASHGNIPNIILTVTGESPPSLSKDLTSSLAGVGDVSFDSDSQFPLDELKIDPLTLDGLHMLNDPDMVLADPATEDTFRMDRL is encoded by the exons TTGCAGCTGCAGAAAACTCAGTATCTGCAGCTGGGGCAGAGCCGTGGTCAGTACTATGGAGGTTCCCTACCAAATGTCAATCAGATTGGGAGCGGTGCCATGGACCTGCCTTTCCAG ACTCCATTTCAGTCATCAGGATTGGATACTAGTAGGACAACTCGGCACCATGGGCTAGTGGATAGAGTGTGCCGTGACCGGAATCGCCTTGGTTCACCGCACCGGCGCCCACTCTCTGTAGATAAGCATGGCCGGCAA GTGGACAGCTGTCCGTATGGTACCGTGTATCTGTCCCCTCCTTCAGATACAAGCTGGAGAAG GACCAATTCAGATTCTGCCCTACACCAGAGTACGATGAACCCTGCTCAGCCAGAGCCTTTCTCAGGAGGGTCACAAGATATGCAACAAAAAAGAG TCTTACTATTGACTGTCCCTGGCATGGAGGAAGGCTCATCAGATACAGACAAAAACCTTTCGAAGCAAGGTTGGGACACTAAGAAG GCAGGATCCTCGAGGCCGAAGTCTTGTGAAGTTCCAGGAATCAA CATCTTTCCGTCAGCTGACCAGGAAAACACTACCACGCTTATCCCTGCCACTCATAATACGGGCGGCTCCCTGCCAGACCTGACAAATATTCacttcccttctcccctccccacaccgcTAGACCCAGAAGAGTCCACCTTCCCATCCCTGAGCAGCTCTAACAGCACTGGGAACCTTGCAGCCAACCTGACACACATGGGCATCAGCACAGCCAATCAGG GAATGACGACGACGCAGACCTCTTCCCAGCAGCACCGGCAGCCAGCTGTCAGCCCCCTTTCATTGAACACAGACTCCAGAAGACCCCCGTCCCAACAGGttactccctctctctcacctctGTCACCAATAACTCAG GCTGTGGCGATGGATGCCCTTTCCATGGAACAGCAGCTCCCGCCCTACCCATTCTTCACCCAAACAAGcgcacagcagcaacagcagacccAAGTGGCAAGTGCTCTACCACCAAATGCCTCTCTGATGCAGACCACTGGCTTGCAGCGAGGAGTGCAGCTCCCCCCGCTCTCAGTCACCATCCCTTCCACAATTCCCCAGTCTCCTCCAGGCATCCAGACTCAGACTTCGATGGGAATAGACATCAGTTCG GGTTCACTCCAGCAGTACCGCAGCAATGCCGGCTCCCCGGCCAACCAGTCTCCCACCTCTCCTGTCTCCAATCAAGCTTTTTCTCCTGGCAGCTCCCCTCAA CAAACGTCCATTCTGGGAAGTGTCTTTGGTGATTCTTGTTATGATCAGCAGATGACTACCAGACAAGCAAACGCTTTATCCCACCAG CTGGAGCAGTTCAACATGATTGAGAATGCCATCAGCTCAAACAGCCTGTACAGTCCTTGCTCCACCCTCAACTACTCCCAGGCGGCCATGATGGGACTCACCGGTAGCCACGGAAGCCTGCAGGATTCCCAACAACTCAGCTACGCCAGTCACGGGAACATCCCCAACATCATCCTAACAG TGACCGGGGAATCGCCCCCCAGCCTGTCGAAGGACCTGACCAGCTCTTTGGCCGGTGTAGGGGATGTCAGCTTCGATTCAGATTCCCAGTTCCCTCTGGATGAACTCAAAATCGACCCCTTGACCTTGGATGGGCTACACATGCTCAACGACCCTGACATGGTCCTGGCCGATCCTGCCACAGAGGACACATTTCGGATGGATCGGCTGTAG